From the Candidatus Eisenbacteria bacterium genome, the window TGAACGAAGATCTGCCCCGGCGGCAAGTCGACGACCTTGCCGGAGGGAACCCGGCTGTCGGAGCACCCGATCCACATGTAGCGCGGAGCCTGCCCGCGGGAGAGCCTCTCGAAGAACTCGGGATCGTCCTCCGAGGTCCGTCGCGCCCATGCCTGATTCCGGCCGAGCAGGTTGCGCGGCATTCGCGACCTCCTTCCGCTGGGTCCCGGCTGGACTCGGTCAGTCCTTCACGGGAAGCACGTGGATCGCCTTGATGATGAGCTCGACCTCGTCCCCGACCTTGAGGGCGAGGTGGTCCACGGACTCCGACGTGAGGACCGAGGCCATCTCGACGGGGCCCGTGACCTTGAACTTCACCAGCGCCATCACATCGCCGGCCTTGACCGACGTCACCCGAGCCTGAACCCGATTCTGCGCTCCGTATTTCATCTTCTTTCCCCCTCCTTCGCGGTCCCTGCGCCTGCGCGCCGGGAACGCGGGATCTTCCGCCGGCGGTTCGCTCGCAACGCATGATAAGAGGGAGACGCCCTGCGCGCGAAGGGGTTTTCCGGCATACCCCACGGTCCGAACCGGCACTGGCCGATTCAGTCTGACGGCCTCGGCGCCGATATCTTATCTCGAGGGGGATCGAATGACTCACGTCCCGTCCGCCGGGAAGTACAGGCCTATCGGGCAGCTTCTTGTGGATCTCGGGTACCTGGGCACCGAGGACCTCAAGCGGGTGCTCAAGGCGCAAAAGGACGAGCCGGAGGGCAATAAAAGGTCCGTCGGCGCCCTCTGCGTCGAGATGGGGTATCTCTCCAAGGAGAGGCTCGACTTCATCCTCGAGAGATGGGGGAAGCGGCTCAAGCTCGGCGAGCTTCTCGTCAATCGCGGCAGGATCGCTCCCAGGGATCTCGACTGGGCTCTGGCCGAGCAGAAGAAGGCGGGGGGGAAGCTCGGGGAAGTCCTCGTCAACATGGGGTTGATCGACGAGACCGCGCTCGCGGAGGTCCTCGCCGAGCAGTTCGACCTACCCAGCGTATCCCTGGTCGGGATGCGGCCGCGACCGGAGTTGGGGCGCTTCATCAATCCCCTCTATGCGTCGCGATACGGCGTGGTGCCGATCGGCCGAGTCGGATCCCTCCTGATGGTCGCGACGAGCGACCCGGCGAGGCGGGAGGTCAAGGCCGAGCTGGAGCAGTCGACCGGTCTCCGTATCGAGATGGTCGTGGCTCCGATGAGCGAGGTCGCAGCCTTCGCGCGAAGTCTCTACGAGTTCGGGAATGCCGATCCGCGGGCCGCTTCCGCCTCCTCCGCTGGCGGCGAGGAGAAGCCGACTGTCCCAGGCATGCCGCCTCCCTCCGTGGAGTCTCCCGAAGAATTGTCCGATCGCCTTGGGAGGATTCTGACCGACGCCATAACCCAAGGGGCCGGCGAGCTTCACATCCGGCACGACGGGGCGATCGGTCAGACGCGGCTTCGTGTCGGGAGCCTCCTGAGGGACTGGACTCCGCTCGGCGGATCGCCCGTCGCGGCGAGAGCGCTGATGCG encodes:
- a CDS encoding molybdenum-binding protein, coding for MKYGAQNRVQARVTSVKAGDVMALVKFKVTGPVEMASVLTSESVDHLALKVGDEVELIIKAIHVLPVKD